A window of Macrotis lagotis isolate mMagLag1 chromosome X, bilby.v1.9.chrom.fasta, whole genome shotgun sequence contains these coding sequences:
- the LOC141498319 gene encoding polyadenylate-binding protein 1-like, producing MATYIPQELGTTRGRGGMFGPDTTRCTLGSLGVPVVGNIPSRTSYPMASLYVGDLHHDVTEAMLFENFSIVGPILSIRVCRDVITQRSLGYAYINFQYLADAERALDSMNLHMIQGKPIRVMWSQRDPSLRKSGVGNIFVKNLEKSINNRALHKAFSPFGNILSCKVISDDKGSKGYGFVHFETPESAERAIEKMNGRLLNNLKLFVAHFKSRKERESEFRAKARDFTNVYIKNFGDDMDDDKLAEIFGKYGTTLSVKVMTDDHGRSRGFGFVDFQKHEDAQRAVDDMNGKKLNGKELYVGRAQKKGERQVELKHHFEQMKQDRITKYQGVNIYVKNLGDDIDDDRLMKEFATFGTITSAKVMMANGRSKGFGFVSFSSPKEASKAVTEMNGRLLSRKPLYVALAQRKEERKIHLTNQYLERLAYVRSMPRPVLNPYQPAVPSHYFFTPILKNHSQAACHPASQVPQLRSSPHWTSKTVRPKSSQSTGDVHSTIPRTSFNPLPSTSQIMKTASPKVVNSSEQLLGPQRPTGATLTSTGSSGQQFKHAPGVQNNPQQPFSNSPLISKLTHNPRRHMSKQEALTASMLASATPQQQKQTLGERLFPLIQKIHPTLAGKVTGMLLQINNSEIVHMLESPNLLLSKVNEAVAVLKAHQAKEAAKKERVP from the coding sequence ATGGCAACCTATATTCCCCAGGAGCTGGGCACCACAAGAGGCAGGGGTGGGATGTTCGGGCCCGATACGACCCGCTGCACTTTGGGATCTCTTGGGGTCCCGGTGGTGGGTAACATCCCAAGTAGGACCAGCTACCCAATGGCATCACTCTATGTGGGCGACCTGCACCATGATGTGACCGAAGCCATGCTGTTTGAGAACTTTAGCATAGTTGGTCCCATCCTGTCCATCCGGGTATGCCGAGATGTGATCACTCAGCGCTCCCTGGGTTATGCCTACATAAACTTCCAGTACTTGGCTGATGCAGAACGGGCGTTGGATTCCATGAATTTGCACATGATCCAAGGTAAACCTATTCGTGTCATGTGGTCCCAGCGAGACCCTTCCCTGCGTAAAAGCGGTGTGGGTAATATTTTCGTCAAAAACCTGGAGAAGTCCATTAACAACAGAGCCCTGCATAAAGCATTCTCCCCCTTTGGCAACATTCTCTCCTGCAAAGTGATCAGTGATGACAAAGGTTCTAAGGGCTATGGCTTTGTCCATTTTGAAACCCCAGAGTCTGCTGAAAGAGCTATTGAGAAAATGAACGGGAGGCTTCTTAATAATCTCAAATTATTTGTTGCGCATTTTAAATCCCGCAAAGAacgagaatctgaattcagagcTAAGGCCAGGGACTTTACAAATGTTTACATCAAGAATTTTGGAGATGACATGGATGATGACAAACTTGCCGAAATATTTGGGAAGTATGGGACTACTTTGAGTGTAAAGGTGATGACTGATGACCATGGAAGATCCAGAGGTTTTGGGTTTGTGGATTTTCAGAAACATGAAGATGCCCAGAGAGCTGTAGATGATATGAATGGCAAAAAGCTCAACGGAAAGGAACTTTATGTTGGTCGAGctcagaaaaaaggagagagacaagtAGAACTCAAACATCATTTTGAACAAATGAAGCAAGATAGGATCACCAAATATCAGGGTGTTAACATTTATGTAAAAAACCTAGGTGATGACATTGATGATGATCGTTTAATGAAAGAGTTTGCAACATTTGGAACAATCACTAGTGCTAAGGTTATGATGGCTAATGGCCGCAGCAAAGGATTTGGCTTTGTCAGTTTCTCTTCTCCAAAAGAAGCAAGCAAAGCAGTGACAGAAATGAATGGTAGACTTCTATCAAGGAAGCCATTGTATGTAGCTTTAGCCCAACGGAAAGAAGAGCGCAAGATTCATCTCACAAACCAATATTTAGAGAGACTAGCTTATGTCAGATCCATGCCAAGGCCTGTGCTCAATCCATACCAGCCAGCAGTTCCCTCACATTACTTCTTCACACCTATTCTAAAAAACCATAGCCAGGCAGCATGCCATCCTGCCAGCCAAGTTCCTCAGCTCAGATCAAGCCCTCACTGGACTTCTAAGACAGTCAGGCCTAAGTCATCTCAGTCCACTGGAGATGTTCACTCAACAATTCCTAGAACATCCTTTAACCCTCTACCATCAACTTCACAGATTATGAAAACAGCAAGTCCAAAGGTGGTTAACTCCTCAGAACAGCTATTGGGACCTCAACGTCCCACAGGAGCTACACTTACTTCAACTGGGAGCTCAGGTCAGCAATTTAAACATGCTCCTGGGGTCCAAAACAATCCTCAGCAACCTTTTAGTAATTCACCACTTATTTCCAAACTGACCCATAACCCACGTAGGCACATGTCAAAGCAAGAAGCTTTAACAGCTTCTATGCTTGCATCTGCCACTCCTCAGCAGCAAAAGCAAACATTGGGGGAACGACTATTCCCACTCATTCAAAAAATACACCCTACTCTCGCTGGTAAAGTCACAGGCATGCTATTACAGATTAACAACTCAGAAATTGTTCATATGCTTGAGTCTCCCAATCTTCTCCTTTCGAAAGTCAACGAAGCTGTGGCAGTTTTGAAGGCTCATCAAGCCAAAGAAGCTGCTAAGAAAGAACGTGTGCCCTAG